The Sphingobium sp. JS3065 genomic sequence GAAGGATCGCGACATTTCCCGCAGGTCGCGGACGAGCTGATTGACCTCTGGCATGGTCTGGTTGCTGAAGGCGCGGACGCCCGGCTGCGCCTCCGCGATGGTCTTGTCCAGCGTGTCGATGCTGCGCGTGGCCGACTGGATGCTCTTGCGCAGGTCGGCCAGCAGCGGGCGGCCCTCATCATTCACCATGGCGTCGGTGGACGCGGCGAGCTTGCCGATCTGTTCGGCGGCGATGCCCGTGCGCTGCACGGCGATGCGCGCTTCGGCCAGGGTCGCGGCGATTTCCGGGCTGCGGTCGGCCAGGGAACCGGAAATCCGCTCCACATTGGCGAGGATGCCGGCGATCGACTGTTGATTCTTGTCGTTCAGCAATTCGGTCAGCCGTTCGGTCAGCGTCGACAGCCGCTCCAGCAGTTGCGGCGCATTGTTGAGCAGTTCGCCCAGCGCGCCGGGCTTGGTCGGGATCACCGGCACGCCGTCGGGGCAGACCGCCAGCGTGTTTTCCGCAGGGCAGACGATGGGCGGCGCCCCCTTGACCGCGCCGTCCAGCACGATCTCGCTGACGCCGGTAAAGCCCACGCCCGCGATGGTCGCGGTGGTGCCCTGAAGGACAGGCGTGCCCTCCTTCACGGAAATGCGCACCTTCACGAAGCTGGGATCGCGCTTCCACAGCTCGATCTTCTCCACCTGGCCGGATGGGACGCCCGCATAGTTGACGCTCGACCCCTTGGCGAGGCCGTTCACCGCCTGTTTGAAGAAGATGTCATATTCCATATTATTGCCCTGCGAGAGGCGCGAGAACCAGAAAGCCGCGATCATGATCGCCACCAGCAACAGCAGCGTGACCGTGCCCACCAGCACATGGTTGGAGCGGGTTTCCATATTCTATCGCCTCTTGTTCTTTTCGCGATCGACCGCCGCCGTCGCGGCGCGCCCGCGCGGGCCGTTGAAATATTCCTGAATCCACGGATGGTCGGTCGCCAGCAGTTCATCGATGGTGCCGACCGCCGTCACCTTCCTGTCCGCCAGCACCGCCACCCGGTCGCAGATCGAATAGAGGGTGTCGAGATCATGGGTGATGAGGAACACCGTCAGCCCCAGCGTCTGCTGCAATTTGCGGGTCTGTTCGTCGAAGGACGCCGCGCCGATCGGGTCCAGCCCCGCCGTCGGTTCGTCCAGGAACAGCAGGTCCGGGTCCAGCGCCAGCGCCCGCGCCAGCCCCGCGCGCTTCTTCATCCCGCCCGACAGTTCGGCGGGATATTTGGGTCCGGCCTCGGCGGGCAGGCCGGTCAGGCGGATCTTGTAGGCGGCGATTTCGTCACGAAGCTTCGGCCCGATATTGGGATAATATTCGCGGATCGGCACTTCGACATTCTCGGCCACGGTCAGCGTCGAAAACAGCGCGCCACCCTGGAACAGCACGCCCCAGCGTTTGCGGATGGCCAGCGCCTCATCGTCCAGACGGCCGATCATCGATTCGCCGAAGACGTGGATTTCGCCCTCGTCCGGCGTCTGGAGGCCGATGATCGATCGCATCAGCACCGACTTGCCGGTGCCCGATCCGCCGACCACGCCCAGAATCTCGCCCTTGCGCACGTCCAGGTTCAGCCCTTCATGCACCACCTGATCGCCGAAGCTGTTGCGCAGGTTGCGGACGGATATGGCGATGCCGTCCCGTTGCACGGCCTTTTCGACCCGCGCTTCCTCCGCGGTCATTTCCTCTTCGGGGGCCATCAGTTCCAGCCCACCCAGGTGAACAGGACGGCGAACATGGCGTCGAGCACGATGACGAGGAAGATCGCCTGCACGACCGCGGCCGTCGTGCGCAGGCCGACTTCCTCTGCATTGCCCTTGACCTGCATGCCCTGAAAGCAGCCCGCCAATGCGATGATGACGCCGAATACCGGCGCCTTGATCAGGCCCACCCACAGGTCATGGATCGGCACCACCTCTCGCAGCCGCTGAATGAAGGTGATGGGCGGGATGTCGAGCGACACCGCGCACAGGAACCCGCCGCCGATGATCGCGACGATGGAGGAATAGAAGCCGAGCAGCGGCATCATCACCACCACCGCCAGCGTGCGCGGCAGCACCAGCGCCTCCATGGGCGACACGCCGATGGTGCGCATGGCGTCGACCTCTTCGGTCAGCCTCATCGTCCCCAATTGCGCGGCGAAGGCGGAGCCGGACCGGCCCGCGACCATGATCGCGGTCATCAGCACGCCCAGTTCCCGGAAGGTGAGGCGGCCGACCAGGTTGATGGTCAGCATCTCCATGCCGAACTGGCGAAGCTGCACCGATCCCTGCTGCGCGATGACGATGCCGATCAGGAAGCTCATCAGCCCGATGATGCCAAGCGCGGACACGCCCACCACCTCAAAACGCTGCACCACGGCGTTGATGCGGAAGCGGCGGGGATGGCGGATGACGTTCCACGTCGCGACCAGCGTGCCGCCGAAGAAGCCGAGCAGGCCCAGCAGGGTCGTGGCGGAATTGACCACCGCTTCGCCGATCTGGCCGACCACCCGCCGCAGGGGCGGTTCATGGTCCGGGCGGATATTGACCGGCTCGTCCACCTGGCCGACCGTCGCGATCAGCCGCTCCGCATCGCATTTGTCGCCTGTGATCTTGCAGTCCAGCCGCTTGATCGCGCGGTGCAGCACCCATGCGCCGATCGTGTCCATATGGTCCACGCCCGACAGGTCGAGCAGGTCGACCGGCCCCGCTATGGCATCCAGCCTGTCGGGCAGGTCGTGTAGGCAAGCGATGGACAGATTGCCCGAAAGCCGAATGACCGTCCTGCCCTCGCGGACTTCCTGAGCAAGATCAGCGGCTTTGTTCATCAAGGCGGAGATGTGGTCCATTATCGGTTGCACGGCAAGCCGAAACGGCCCATCCGCACGATCAAACGAAGGGGCGACCCAAAAAGTTTCGGACATGGCATGACGCACAGGCTCGCAATCTACGATATGGACCGCACGGTGACGTTCACCGGCACCTATACCGGCTTTCTGATCCACGTCGCCAAAGGCATGGCGCCCTGGCGTCTGGCGCTGTTCCCCGGCGTGATCCTGCTGATGCTGGCCTATGTGCTGAAGCTGATCAGCCGGCAGCGGTTGAAGGAGTTGAACCAGGCGCTGATGATCGGGTTCAACGTCGAACGCGCCAGGCTGATGCCGCATGTGGAAAGCTATGCGGCGAAGGTGGTGGACCGCAATGTGCGATCCGGCGCGCTGGCGCAGATCGCGAAGGACAGGGCGGACGGCTGCAGGCTGGTGCTGGCCACCGCATCCTACCGCCTTTATGTCGAGCCGATCGCCCGGCGGCTGGGTTTCGACGCGGTGATCGCGACGGATCATCTGTCGCAGGATCTGCGCTATGTCCGGGCGAAGATCGCGGGCGAGAATTGCTACGACACCGGGAAACTGCGCATGATCAAGGCGTGGATGGCCGCAGAAGCGATCGACCGCCGCCAAGCGCATATCCGCGCCTATTCCGACCATGTGTCGGACGCGCCGATGCTGGAATATGCGGACCTGCCCTTCGCGTCCAACCCGCACAAGCCGCTGGCGAAACTGGCGGCGGAGCGGGGGTGGAAAAGGGTGGATTGGAACTGAGCGTTCAGACGACCGGCGAAACCAGCGGCTCCCCTGCAAAATAGGCCCCAAGGTTCGCCAGCAGCATATCCCGCATCCGCCCGACGGCTTCATAGGTCGCGCCGCCCATATGCGGCGTCAGCACCATATTCGGCACATCGGCCCAACGCGCGGCAGGGGTAGGCTCGCTTTCGAAGACGTCCAGCGCCGCTCCGCCCAGCCGCCCCTCCCGCAAGGCAGCGATCAGCGCATCCTCATCCACCAACTGGCCGCGCGCGACATTCACCAGCAGCCCCTGCGGCCCCAGCGCATCCATCACCGAAGCGTCGATCATCCCGCGATTTTCCTCGGTCGCCTTCGCCGCGACCACCATGACGTCACTGTCCCGCGCCAGCATCTCCAGGCTTTCCGCCCGCGCCCAGCCCAGTTCCGGCTTTTCCCGTGGTCCCCACCAGCCGACCCGCATGCGCATCGCCCCGGCCCGTTCCGCGAGGGCGATCCCGATGCTGCCCATGCCGACGATCCCGACCCGCGCACCCGCCATCGACCGGGTGAGCATCTTCGCGCCTGCTGTCCATTCGCCCGACCGCACCTGCCGGTCGCCCGACACGATCCGCCGCCGATGGGCGAGGATGAGGCCCAGCGCATGATCCGCCACATCCTCCGCATTGGCGTCCCCCGCATGGGTCACGGCCACGCCCCGCGCCCGCGCCCAGTCCAGGTCGACCCCGTCATAGCCCACGGTGAAACAGGCGATCAGCCGCAGCGCGGCCATCTGTTCCAGCATCGCCGGATCGAGCCGGAACTCGCCCGCCGTCACCAGAATCTCGGCCTTCGCAAGCCGCGCCTTTCCGCTTTCCTCCCACAGGGGCATGGCGTCATATCGGGAGGAAAGCACATCCAGCAACGGCGCCAGATGCGGCTGCGCCACCAGGATCAGCGGCCGGCCCGTCATCCTATCGCCCGCAGGGCCTGGGCGAAGTCCGCGATCAGATCGCCCGCATCCTCGCAGCCGATGGAGATGCGCACCATATTGTCGCTGATCGCCAGCGCCTTCTTTCGCTCGGCGGGTACGGACAAATGGGTCATCGCCGCCGGATGGCTCGCCAAAGTCTCCGTCCCGCCCAGGCTGACGGCCAGTTTCGCGATCTTGAGCGCATCCAGAAAGGCGAAGGCCTCCGCTTCGCCACCCTTCAGGTATAGCGAGAAGGTCGATCCCGCCCCGGTGCAATGGCGTGCATAGATATCCGCCTGCCGCTCCGTCTCCGGAAAGCCGAGATAGACGACCTTCTCCACCTGCGGCTGGTCCTTCAGCCAGGCGCAGACCTTGGCCGCATTCTCGCCCGCGCGGCTCATCCGCAGTTCCAGCGTCTCCAGCGACCGCAGCAGCATCCAGGCGGAATGCGGGTCCAGGATGGTGCCGATGGTGTTTCGCATCAGCCGGATGGTGTTGATCAGCGCGTTGGACCCCAGCACGCCGCCCGCGACCAGATCGCTATGCCCGCCCGCATATTTGGTGAGGCTGTAGATGACCAGATCGGCCCCATGACTCAGCGGATGAAGCCAGAGCGGGCCTAGGAAGGTGTTGTCGATGGCGATGGGCGGGTGATATTCTTCGCCTCCGAACAAAAAGTCGCGCCGCGCAACTACCGCCTCCAGATCGACCAGCACATTGGTCGGATTGGCCGGGCTTTCCAGATAGATCATCGCGACGCGGCCCAGCCCCTTGGCCCTTTCGATCACCGCGCTGATCTCTTCCTCGGTCGCGCCCGCCGGGAAATCCAGCCATTGCACGCCGAACTTGCCCAATGTGCGCCCGATCAGCGATTCGGTCGCGGCATAGAGGGGCGCGGAATGCACGATCACGTCGCCCGGCTGCACCAGCGCGAGCAGCGTCGTCGCGATGGCGGACATGCCGCTGGAAAAGAGCAGGGCGTCCTCCGCCTCCTCCCAGACCGACAGCCGGTCCTCGGCAATTTCCTGATTGGGGCCGTTGAAGCGGGAATAGACCAGTCCCTCCGCCCCGCCGGGCCTGATGCCCGTTACCCCTTCGAAATGCCGCTTGCCTGCCGCCGCGCTTTCGAAGGCGAAGGTGGATGTCAGGAAGATCGGCGGTTTCAGCGATCCTTCGGACAGGGTGGGGTCATAGCCATGCCCCATCATCAGCGTCGCGGGTTTCAGCTTGCGGCCTTCGATCTCCATGATCGGCTGCTTGGGGCGCCGCCGGTTGTGGGTGGGTTCGACGCCCGTGAGGTCGGCTTCGGTTTCGCCGGTCATTATATTCTCCTGCAAGTCTTTGGCGGCATCTGCTGCGCCGCTCCGATGGGAAGGAGTGTAACGCTTTTCGAGGGGAAGGGGCCAGAGAAGTTCGATAAGATTATTTCACATGATCAAACTTAAATTACACAGCGGTTCGAACCGGCTTCCGGCCTTCGGGGGAGCAAAGGCGTTGAAGGGGATGGTCTTCACCCTTTTTCCGCCTACATTCTCCCCATGAACCGACGCCTACCCGAACTGCTGGAGCATTGGTTCACCGCCCGCGGCTGGACGCCCCGCCGCCACCAGACCGACATGCTGACCGCCGCCCGGTCCGGCAGGCACGCGCTGCTGGTCGCCCCGACCGGCGCAGGAAAGACGCTCGCCGGTTTCCTGCCGACCCTTGCCGACCTGATCGAAAATCCGGCGGACGGTCTTCACACCCTCTATGTCTCGCCCCTCAAGGCTCTTGCGGTCGACGTCCGCCGCAACCTTCTCACGCCGATAGAGGAAATGGGCCTGCCGATCCGGGTGGAAACCCGCACCGGCGACACCCCTTCCGACCGCAAGGCGCGCCAGCGCGCCCGCCCGCCGCAGATATTGCTCACCACGCCTGAATCGCTCTCGCTGCTGCTGAGCTATCCCGACAGTTTCCTGATGTTCCCAGGGTTGAAGACCGTCATCATCGACGAAGTCCACGCCTTCGCCACGCAGAAGCGCGGCGACCTGCTCAACCTGTCGCTTTCCCGGTTGCAGACGATCAATCCCGGCCTTCGCCGCGTCGCGCTGTCCGCCACGGTCGCGGATGTCGACGCCTATCGCGCCTGGCTGGCCCCGGACGGCGACATAGACGCCGTCACCCCGGTCATGGGCGAGCAGGGCGCCGATCCGCATGTCGCCATTCTGATCCCGGAGGGGCGCATCCCCTGGTCCGGCCATAGCGGCAAATATGCCGCCCGGCAGGTGATGGAGGAGATTGAGCGCCGCGCCACCACGCTGGTCTTCTGCAACACGCGGGGGCTGGCCGAACTCATCTTCCAGTCGCTCTGGTCGGTGAACGAAGCGAACCTGCCCATCGCCATCCACCATGGCAGCCTGTCGATCGAGGCGCGGCGCAAGGTCGAGGCGGCGATGGCGGTGGGAAAGCTGCGCGCCCTGGTCGCCACCGCCTCGCTCGACCTTGGCGTCGACTGGGGCAATGTCGATTGCGTGATCCAGATGGGCGCGCCCAAGGGATCGTCACGCCTGCTCCAGCGCATCGGCCGCGCCAATCACCGGCTGGACACGCCCAGCGAAGCCATCCTCATCCCCGGCAACCGCTTCGAATATCTGGAGGCCCGCGCCGCCCTGGACGCGGTCGAAGCGGGGGAACGCGACACCGACGATTTCCGCCCCGGCAGCCTGGATGTTCTTGCCCAGCATATCATGGGCCTGGCCTGCGCCGCGCCCTTTCGCGAAGAGGAGTTGCTGGCCGAAATCCGTTCCGCCATGCCCTATGGCGCGCTGACGGAGGAGGCGTTCGCCAACGTCCTTCATTTCATCGAGGGCGGCGGCTATGCCCTGCGCGCCTATGACCGGTTCAAGCGGCTGACCCATGATCCCGATGGCACCTGGCGCGTATCCCATCCCCGCTTCATCCAGCAACACCGCCTGAACGCGGGCATCATCGTCGATCAGCCGGTGCTGGACGTGCGCTTCGCCAACGGGCGCAAGCTGGGCACGGTGGAGGAGGGGTTCGCCGCCACGCTGCGGCCCGGCGACAGCTTCTTCTTCTCCGGCATGGCGTTGGAGGCGGTGCGGATGGACACCAGCGACCTTGTCGTCCGCGCCACGTCGAAACAGGCGCGCATTCCCACCTGGGGCGGCACCCGCATGGCGATGTCGACGCGCCTGGCCGACCGGGTGCGCCATTTCCTGGCCGAACCCGATCAATGGAGCCGCTTTCCGGAGGATGTCCGCGAATGGCTGGAAATGCAGAAATATCGTTCCGCCCTGCCCGAACCGGGGCAATTGCTGATCGAGACCTTTCCCCATGAGGGGCGTCACTATCTCGTCTGCTACAGTTTCGAAGGGTGGAACGCGCACCAGTCGCTCGGCATGCTGCTGACCCGGCGCATGGACGCGCAGGGTTTGATGCCGATGGGCTTCGTCTCCAACGACTATGCGCTGGCCGTCTATGGGTTGAAGCCCGTCACCGACCCGGCCAGCCTCTTTTCCGCCGACATACTGGACCATGAATTTATCGACTGGGTCGAACAGTCGAGCCTGCTCAAGCGGGCATTCCGCGACGTGGCGGTGATATCCGGCCTGATCGAGCGCCAGCATCCCGGCAAGCGCAAGACCGGGCGGCAGGTCACTTTCTCCACCGACCTCATCTACGACGTGCTGCGCAGATATCAGCCCGACCATCTGTTGTTGAAAGCCGCCTGGGCCGATGCCCGCGCCAGGATGACCGATGTGGGCCGTCTGGGCGACCTGATCGACCGTGCTTCCTCCACCATGCTGCATATCGATCTGGATCGGGTGAGTCCGCTTGCCGTGCCGGTGCTGATCCTCATCGGCCGCGAACAGGTCGCCCAGCATGAGGTGGAGGACGCGCTGCTGATCGAAGCCGAAACGCTGGTGGCGGAGGCGATGCGGGCGGATTGATGCTGCCTTGGTCGTAGCTGGGTGAGGGGGTTGCGATCCAACGGATCGCGCGGGCCGAAGGCCCGCTCCCCCTCATCCAACTGCGCCTAACCTCGCTCCGCTCGATAAGGCTCCGTATCCTTCTCCCTCAAGGGAGAAGAAATGTCTTGGGATGCCCATTTCCGTCCTCAAGGCGTCCCTTGATCGTCCCGCAATCCGCCGCATCCGTTCAGCGTTCCCTCGCCAAAGGCCAGCGCCACGCGGTCGGACCAGACGGCGTCGCTCATTCCGTCGCTGCATGGGCCTTCGGTGATGGTCATGGAAAAGCCATCGCCCAGATAACGGATCGCCCATTTATCGTCATGGCGCGAGACGGCGTAGCGGACCGGCGCCTTGTCCGGCCGATCCAGCGTAGCGGTCGATCCCTTGACCGTCACCGCCCAGAAGGGTTCGGTTCCGATCGCCCGATAACGGTCGCCGTCCGGCCGTTCGGGGGCAGGGGCGGGCGCAGGCCGGGCCGCCCCTTCACGCGAAACCGGTTCCGAAACATTCCCAGCAGCCTGGTTCTCCGTTTCGTTCTGAACGACGATCGGTGCCGATGCCTGGGGCTGCGCGACATTGGCGGCGGGCACTTCCTTCTCGCCGCCGCACCCCGCCACCATCAGGGCGAAGGCAAGAAGTGGAAGCCGTCTCACGCGAGAACCTGATCCTGCCGGAAACAGGTCGCGGCATGATCGTTCACCATCCCCACCGCCTGCATCCAGGCATAGACGATGGTCGGCCCCACAAATTTGAAGCCGCGCTTCTTGAGGTCTTTGGAAATCGCCTCGGACAGATCGGTCTTCGCCGGAAAGGTCAAGCCGTC encodes the following:
- a CDS encoding cystathionine gamma-synthase family protein; this encodes MTGETEADLTGVEPTHNRRRPKQPIMEIEGRKLKPATLMMGHGYDPTLSEGSLKPPIFLTSTFAFESAAAGKRHFEGVTGIRPGGAEGLVYSRFNGPNQEIAEDRLSVWEEAEDALLFSSGMSAIATTLLALVQPGDVIVHSAPLYAATESLIGRTLGKFGVQWLDFPAGATEEEISAVIERAKGLGRVAMIYLESPANPTNVLVDLEAVVARRDFLFGGEEYHPPIAIDNTFLGPLWLHPLSHGADLVIYSLTKYAGGHSDLVAGGVLGSNALINTIRLMRNTIGTILDPHSAWMLLRSLETLELRMSRAGENAAKVCAWLKDQPQVEKVVYLGFPETERQADIYARHCTGAGSTFSLYLKGGEAEAFAFLDALKIAKLAVSLGGTETLASHPAAMTHLSVPAERKKALAISDNMVRISIGCEDAGDLIADFAQALRAIG
- a CDS encoding ligase-associated DNA damage response DEXH box helicase gives rise to the protein MNRRLPELLEHWFTARGWTPRRHQTDMLTAARSGRHALLVAPTGAGKTLAGFLPTLADLIENPADGLHTLYVSPLKALAVDVRRNLLTPIEEMGLPIRVETRTGDTPSDRKARQRARPPQILLTTPESLSLLLSYPDSFLMFPGLKTVIIDEVHAFATQKRGDLLNLSLSRLQTINPGLRRVALSATVADVDAYRAWLAPDGDIDAVTPVMGEQGADPHVAILIPEGRIPWSGHSGKYAARQVMEEIERRATTLVFCNTRGLAELIFQSLWSVNEANLPIAIHHGSLSIEARRKVEAAMAVGKLRALVATASLDLGVDWGNVDCVIQMGAPKGSSRLLQRIGRANHRLDTPSEAILIPGNRFEYLEARAALDAVEAGERDTDDFRPGSLDVLAQHIMGLACAAPFREEELLAEIRSAMPYGALTEEAFANVLHFIEGGGYALRAYDRFKRLTHDPDGTWRVSHPRFIQQHRLNAGIIVDQPVLDVRFANGRKLGTVEEGFAATLRPGDSFFFSGMALEAVRMDTSDLVVRATSKQARIPTWGGTRMAMSTRLADRVRHFLAEPDQWSRFPEDVREWLEMQKYRSALPEPGQLLIETFPHEGRHYLVCYSFEGWNAHQSLGMLLTRRMDAQGLMPMGFVSNDYALAVYGLKPVTDPASLFSADILDHEFIDWVEQSSLLKRAFRDVAVISGLIERQHPGKRKTGRQVTFSTDLIYDVLRRYQPDHLLLKAAWADARARMTDVGRLGDLIDRASSTMLHIDLDRVSPLAVPVLILIGREQVAQHEVEDALLIEAETLVAEAMRAD
- a CDS encoding membrane-like protein; translation: MVAGCGGEKEVPAANVAQPQASAPIVVQNETENQAAGNVSEPVSREGAARPAPAPAPERPDGDRYRAIGTEPFWAVTVKGSTATLDRPDKAPVRYAVSRHDDKWAIRYLGDGFSMTITEGPCSDGMSDAVWSDRVALAFGEGTLNGCGGLRDDQGTP
- a CDS encoding MlaE family lipid ABC transporter permease subunit; the protein is MNKAADLAQEVREGRTVIRLSGNLSIACLHDLPDRLDAIAGPVDLLDLSGVDHMDTIGAWVLHRAIKRLDCKITGDKCDAERLIATVGQVDEPVNIRPDHEPPLRRVVGQIGEAVVNSATTLLGLLGFFGGTLVATWNVIRHPRRFRINAVVQRFEVVGVSALGIIGLMSFLIGIVIAQQGSVQLRQFGMEMLTINLVGRLTFRELGVLMTAIMVAGRSGSAFAAQLGTMRLTEEVDAMRTIGVSPMEALVLPRTLAVVVMMPLLGFYSSIVAIIGGGFLCAVSLDIPPITFIQRLREVVPIHDLWVGLIKAPVFGVIIALAGCFQGMQVKGNAEEVGLRTTAAVVQAIFLVIVLDAMFAVLFTWVGWN
- a CDS encoding 2-hydroxyacid dehydrogenase encodes the protein MTGRPLILVAQPHLAPLLDVLSSRYDAMPLWEESGKARLAKAEILVTAGEFRLDPAMLEQMAALRLIACFTVGYDGVDLDWARARGVAVTHAGDANAEDVADHALGLILAHRRRIVSGDRQVRSGEWTAGAKMLTRSMAGARVGIVGMGSIGIALAERAGAMRMRVGWWGPREKPELGWARAESLEMLARDSDVMVVAAKATEENRGMIDASVMDALGPQGLLVNVARGQLVDEDALIAALREGRLGGAALDVFESEPTPAARWADVPNMVLTPHMGGATYEAVGRMRDMLLANLGAYFAGEPLVSPVV
- a CDS encoding ABC transporter ATP-binding protein, which gives rise to MAPEEEMTAEEARVEKAVQRDGIAISVRNLRNSFGDQVVHEGLNLDVRKGEILGVVGGSGTGKSVLMRSIIGLQTPDEGEIHVFGESMIGRLDDEALAIRKRWGVLFQGGALFSTLTVAENVEVPIREYYPNIGPKLRDEIAAYKIRLTGLPAEAGPKYPAELSGGMKKRAGLARALALDPDLLFLDEPTAGLDPIGAASFDEQTRKLQQTLGLTVFLITHDLDTLYSICDRVAVLADRKVTAVGTIDELLATDHPWIQEYFNGPRGRAATAAVDREKNKRR
- a CDS encoding HAD family hydrolase, whose amino-acid sequence is MTHRLAIYDMDRTVTFTGTYTGFLIHVAKGMAPWRLALFPGVILLMLAYVLKLISRQRLKELNQALMIGFNVERARLMPHVESYAAKVVDRNVRSGALAQIAKDRADGCRLVLATASYRLYVEPIARRLGFDAVIATDHLSQDLRYVRAKIAGENCYDTGKLRMIKAWMAAEAIDRRQAHIRAYSDHVSDAPMLEYADLPFASNPHKPLAKLAAERGWKRVDWN
- a CDS encoding MlaD family protein gives rise to the protein METRSNHVLVGTVTLLLLVAIMIAAFWFSRLSQGNNMEYDIFFKQAVNGLAKGSSVNYAGVPSGQVEKIELWKRDPSFVKVRISVKEGTPVLQGTTATIAGVGFTGVSEIVLDGAVKGAPPIVCPAENTLAVCPDGVPVIPTKPGALGELLNNAPQLLERLSTLTERLTELLNDKNQQSIAGILANVERISGSLADRSPEIAATLAEARIAVQRTGIAAEQIGKLAASTDAMVNDEGRPLLADLRKSIQSATRSIDTLDKTIAEAQPGVRAFSNQTMPEVNQLVRDLREMSRSFRGVAEKLDQQGAGSIVGSPKLPDYKQ